Proteins from one Anastrepha obliqua isolate idAnaObli1 chromosome 2, idAnaObli1_1.0, whole genome shotgun sequence genomic window:
- the LOC129237840 gene encoding dysbindin protein homolog, giving the protein MFENLRKKFNNAIQEGFVITENLQQQYRQRQASATSSNATTPTLDESLHSNRSSNTFSHLSGSDLIIPVDANMAAGCNLLAKYENDWKMLHDANEDNATQAAQVATQIALIGQRTKVLHVDMTDLITCLSGIPTLVEKLRESAETLEKVNTLSASVETELERLEDLCEECDLQEFMLHKQCELSQFKQMKMIELESYRQRVAAEHQEKIRKHEQQLRQLQRERQAVFEDAFRGDLVEFKTKGTLPKIQNEALPQSVALEEVVLEDVTTKDALEDFLNG; this is encoded by the exons ATGTTTGAAAACTTgcgcaaaaaatttaacaatgctATTCAGGAAGGCTTCGTCATTACAGAAAATTTGCAGCAACAATATCGGCAAAGACAGGCTTCGGCCACGAGTAGCAATGCCACTACGCCCACTTTGGACGAGAGTCTACATAGCAATCGAAGTTCCAATACGTTTAGCCATCTTTCCGGCAGCGACTTGATAATACCAGTGGATGCCAACATGGCTGCTGGTTGTAATTTGCTTGCGAaatatgaaaacgattggaaaaTGTTGCATGATGCGAATGAGGATAATGCAACACAAGCGGCTCAGGTGGCCACACAGATCGCACTGATTGGGCAACGCACCAAAGTGCTGCATGTGGATATGACAGATCTGATAACCTGTTTGTCGGGGATACCAACGTTAGTTGAGAAACTACGCGAGAGCGCGGAAACGTTGGAAAAGGTGAATACACTGAGCGCATCGGTAGAAACAGAATTGGAACGATTGGAAGACTTGTGTGAAGAGTGCGACTTACAAGAGTTTATGCTGCACAAACAGTGCGAATTATCGCAatttaaacaaatgaaaatga TCGAGTTAGAGTCCTACCGTCAACGTGTCGCAGCAGAACACCAAGAGAAGATACGAAAGCACGAACAGCAATTACGGCAATTACAACGCGAACGGCAAGCTGTATTTGAGGATGCATTCCGTGGTGATTTGGTGGAGTTCAAAACAAAGGGTACATTACCAA AAATTCAAAATGAGGCTTTGCCACAATCAGTTGCGCTCGAAGAAGTTGTGCTTGAAGATGTTACTACTAAGGATGCACTCGAAGATTTTCTGAACGGATAA